The Candidatus Krumholzibacteriia bacterium genome contains a region encoding:
- a CDS encoding SRPBCC domain-containing protein — protein MPVKKHPSGKRSIGVETEVPGTPEEVWQAIATGPGVTSWFAPCRIEGREGGAIVLDFGPGMESKATVTAWDPPRRFAAENPGGMGPGSPTMTTEWTIEALSGGVCRVRVVHSWFASTDDWDSQFEGVEQGWPAFFRILKLYLVHFRGRSCSQIQLMPFSQEPKDKAWAALMEPLGLVGVAVGQSVKSAASAPSVSGVVERIGESDDPEELLLRLEQPAPGIAHLFAMPMGGQTCLSVRFYLYGEQAQAVVAREEPVWQAWLQRLFPSAPTATETEATKP, from the coding sequence ATGCCCGTGAAGAAGCATCCATCCGGAAAGCGTTCCATCGGAGTCGAGACCGAAGTCCCCGGGACTCCGGAGGAGGTCTGGCAGGCCATCGCGACCGGACCCGGAGTCACGTCCTGGTTCGCCCCCTGCCGGATCGAAGGCCGAGAAGGTGGTGCCATCGTTCTCGATTTCGGACCGGGCATGGAATCGAAAGCCACCGTCACCGCCTGGGATCCTCCCCGTCGGTTCGCCGCCGAGAATCCCGGCGGCATGGGTCCCGGCTCGCCGACGATGACAACCGAGTGGACGATCGAGGCGCTATCGGGAGGAGTTTGTCGGGTCCGCGTCGTCCACAGCTGGTTCGCGAGCACGGACGATTGGGACAGTCAGTTCGAGGGCGTCGAGCAAGGCTGGCCCGCGTTCTTCCGCATTCTCAAGCTCTATCTCGTCCACTTCCGAGGTCGATCCTGCTCGCAAATCCAGCTCATGCCCTTCAGCCAGGAGCCCAAGGACAAGGCATGGGCCGCGCTCATGGAGCCGCTGGGTCTCGTGGGTGTTGCGGTCGGGCAGTCGGTCAAGTCGGCTGCCAGCGCGCCCAGCGTGTCTGGCGTGGTCGAGCGGATCGGCGAGAGCGACGACCCGGAAGAGTTGCTGTTGCGGCTCGAGCAGCCGGCGCCTGGCATCGCCCATCTCTTCGCGATGCCCATGGGAGGCCAAACCTGCCTGTCGGTTCGCTTCTACCTGTACGGCGAGCAGGCGCAGGCCGTCGTCGCGCGCGAGGAGCCGGTGTGGCAGGCGTGGCTCCAGCGACTCTTCCCGTCTGCACCCACAGCGACCGAGACGGAAGCGACGAAACCCTGA